Proteins encoded within one genomic window of Diceros bicornis minor isolate mBicDic1 chromosome X, mDicBic1.mat.cur, whole genome shotgun sequence:
- the LOC131400445 gene encoding probable ATP-dependent RNA helicase DDX53: MAWAPERKRAEPRDGGASRDGRAGRGGWSGRGGRGGRGGRGGSGPSSSLEPRACSSGDPPLCFRLKNSMIGVVIGRGGSKIKDIQSATSTKIQIIKGDSEAEVKIFGTREMKAKAKAAIETLVKKQEARCGSGSSVDNAASRPSVARGVSTDNVAKVRPLIDWDHVRAEVVEWEKRKWADLPPIKKHFYVESKATSSLSQVQVDAWRKENFNIVCDDLKDGEKRPIPNPTCTFEDAFQQYPELMKSIKKAGFQKPTPIQSQAWPIVLQGIDLIGVAQTGTGKTLSYLMPGFIHLHSQPISRGQRNGPGMLVLTPTRELALQVEAECSKYSYKGLKSVCIYGGGNRKEQIQDITKGVDIVIATPGRLNDLQMNKFVNLRSITYLVLDEADKMLDLGFEHQIMKILLDVRPDRQTVMTSATWPDSIRQLAKSYLKEPMIVYVGTLDLVAVNTVKQNIIVTTEEEKRSLMQEFLQSLSPKDKVIVFVSRKLVADDLSSDLSIQGIRVQSLHGNREQCEREQALEDFRSGQAKILIATDLASRGLDVNDVTHVYNYDFPRNIEEYVHRVGRTGRAGKTGVAVTLMTRDDGKVATELIQILKRANQSVPEDLLTMAEQYKSRKERNDPGKKSRRPQGKAKDFH; this comes from the coding sequence ATGGCCTGGGCCCCAGAGCGGAAGAGGGCAGAGCCTAGAGATGGCGGGGCCAGCCGGGATGGCAGGGCCGGCCGGGGCGGCTGGAGCGGCAGGGGCGGCCGGGGCGGCAGGGGCGGCAGGGGCGGCAGCGGCCCCTCCAGCTCCCTGGAGCCTAGGGCCTGCAGCTCCGGAgacccacccctctgcttcaGATTAAAGAACAGTATGATTGGGGTGGTGATCGGTCGCGGTGGAtcgaaaataaaagacatccagagTGCGACAAGCACCAAAATACAGATCATAAAAGGTGATTCTGAAGCCGAGGTGAAAATTTTCGGCACCAGAGAAATGAAAGCTAAAGCCAAAGCAGCTATAGAAACTCTTGTTAAAAAGCAAGAAGCGAGGTGCGGTTCGGGATCCAGTGTCGATAATGCTGCGTCCCGACCCTCTGTTGCAAGAGGCGTCAGCACAGATAACGTTGCTAAAGTTCGGCCGCTGATAGATTGGGACCACGTGAGGGCGGAGGTTGTGGAGTGGGAAAAGAGGAAATGGGCGGATTTACCCCCAATTAAGAAACACTTCTACGTAGAATCCAAAGCAACAAGCTCATTATCTCAAGTGCAAGTAGACGCTTGGAGAAAGGAGAATTTCAACATCGTGTGTGACGACTTGAAAGATGGTGAAAAACGTCCCATCCCCAATCCAACCTGTACATTTGAAGATGCTTTCCAGCAATATCCCGAGCTTATGAAAAGCATCAAGAAAGCAGGGTTCCAAAAGCCAACGCCAATTCAGTCACAGGCGTGGCCGATTGTTCTACAAGGAATAGATCTCATAGGAGTTGCCCAAACTGGAACAGGCAAAACATTGTCCTATTTAATGCCTGGGTTTATTCACCTCCACTCGCAGCCAATCTCTCGAGGACAAAGAAATGGACCTGGCATGCTAGTCCTTACACCCACTAGGGAATTAGCTCTGCAGGTGGAAGCGGAATGTTCTAAGTATTCATATAAAGGTCTTAAAAGTGTTTGTATATATGGCGGTGGAAATAGGAAAGAACAAATCCAAGACATCACCAAAGGCGTGGACATCGTTATTGCAACTCCCGGACGACTGAATGATCTGCAAATGAATAAGTTTGTCAACCTAAGAAGCATAACCTACTTAGTCTTAGATGAAGCAGATAAAATGTTGGATCTGGGGTTTGAACACCAGATCATGAAGATTTTATTAGACGTGCGCCCAGACCGGCAGACTGTCATGACAAGTGCAACTTGGCCAGATAGCATTCGTCAACTTGCAAAATCTTATTTGAAAGAGCCTATGATTGTTTATGTTGGTACTCTGGATCTAGTTGCTGTAAATACGGTGAAGCAAAATATAATTGTCACCACAGAGGAAGAAAAACGATCTCTTATGCAAGAATTCCTACAGAGCCTGTCACCCAAAGACAAAGTCATCGTGTTTGTCAGCCGAAAACTTGTTGCAGATGACTTATCAAGCGATTTAAGCATCCAGGGCATACGGGTACAATCCCTGCATGGCAACAGAGAGCAGTGCGAACGGGAGCAGGCGTTAGAGGACTTTAGAAGCGGACAAGCGAAAATATTGATAGCTACCGACTTAGCATCCCGAGGTCTCGATGTTAACGATGTCACACACGTGTATAATTACGACTTCCCACGGAATATTGAAGAATACGTCCACAGAGTAGGGCGTACTGGAAGAGCAGGGAAGACTGGAGTAGCTGTTACCCTTATGACTCGAGATGATGGGAAGGTTGCCACGGAATTGATTCAGATTCTGAAAAGAGCCAATCAAAGTGTCCCAGAAGATCTTCTAACAATGGCAGAGCAATACAAGTCACGTAAAGAAAGAAACGACccgggaaaaaaatcaagaaggccTCAAGGAAAAGCCAAGGACTTTCACTGA